A stretch of the Amycolatopsis sp. BJA-103 genome encodes the following:
- a CDS encoding helix-turn-helix transcriptional regulator gives MAGIRTISPIGKWAFDAGRTARPGIISEFVEVADMPLAALSAGLRLGGGNAAFFRLLGRRPADVLGESFPELVTAGPDHLRDRLNRVAEGWEQRFRGSVTGLGSGGADRLTIVAGRMRAPGTAILLTVLPEAGPAAARAEQLSSVNDIEAKILQGIASGLSSLEMADKFYLSRQGIDYHVARLQRKFKARNRVELVSRAFATGLLDSTAWPPRVPESRRAS, from the coding sequence ATGGCCGGCATCCGAACGATTTCCCCGATCGGCAAGTGGGCTTTCGACGCGGGTCGTACCGCGCGGCCCGGAATCATCAGTGAATTCGTGGAAGTCGCCGACATGCCACTGGCGGCGCTCAGTGCCGGGCTGCGGCTCGGTGGTGGCAACGCCGCCTTCTTCCGGCTGCTCGGCCGTCGTCCCGCCGACGTGCTCGGTGAATCGTTCCCCGAGCTCGTCACCGCCGGTCCCGATCATCTGCGTGACCGGCTGAACCGGGTCGCCGAAGGCTGGGAGCAGCGGTTTCGCGGCAGCGTGACCGGGCTCGGATCCGGCGGTGCCGACCGGCTGACCATCGTGGCGGGCCGGATGCGGGCGCCGGGTACGGCGATCCTGCTGACCGTGCTCCCGGAGGCGGGGCCCGCCGCGGCCCGCGCCGAGCAGCTGAGCTCGGTCAACGACATCGAGGCGAAGATCCTCCAGGGCATCGCCAGCGGCTTGTCCAGCCTGGAGATGGCCGACAAGTTCTACCTGAGCCGCCAGGGGATCGACTACCACGTCGCCCGCTTGCAGCGGAAGTTCAAGGCGCGCAACCGGGTCGAACTGGTTTCGCGCGCCTTCGCCACCGGGCTGCTCGACTCGACGGCGTGGCCGCCGCGGGTGCCGGAGTCCCGGCGCGCGAGCTGA
- a CDS encoding helix-turn-helix transcriptional regulator — protein sequence MVDANRPGRTLAGRDDELRRLATRLSPGAPGQGSVIVVRGQSGIGKSSLLDTALAALTDTVICRGEGAAASRELLAGLRRAGAPVSDPDDFAAWYEGFAAWAGGQPAIVLAVDDVQWCDEPTLRWLSLIARHATRLPVRMILVRSAADGPDGVAERLADLESWYGTEVLDLGPLPAEAVASLAREAVGSEPGEAFVRHCVEQSGGNPLLLREMLDELGKVAAGVAPVAGSAAGAALIHSLFTGIPDYARSVATAIAVLGGQDLSLVARLAKVPARTAGTAVDLLRSQHILAPEGFSFRHDPVREGLLDALDPAELGRWRRTAAILLSDAAGSPEEVAEHLLELGELDSWMVDLLRDAASCACDRGAPWDALRYLRPAAAARPSDAGLAVQLAETVALLEPDSGFDLLRRALELQQDPSDRARAAVKLGRAALVARRCGTAVTVLDRVLTVLGGEVDQQLRIHLEGLLCLVGIEDRDSLPKLDTRIQPRTGDGPEAVVDARHLAVCAVVAALDGTRPREAAEWAMRAIRGYTPTTDDSAVSSAVLALLLTDEVDVARNELTRAIELVPAQRSEYLAFRGLLGHWCGDLATAAADAGQAYALSRRAEGRTGGVVPRIALATVAAQQGDTAKAMKLLREADSPQLWDHTVMRPWFQLVDARVHWAAGDREAALKLFHRCGESLADVGIANPLLAPWWFEGACLLAGEREFEAAAELAAEGAEPAARWGTPRAVGMSRLATAVATRGPDRIALIEEAAGILAGSPARLEEALAEFHLGHALVEAGDTAAARVRLRRCVELSLRTGDRFLLRRAQRTAAEAGIPSEVSPLDSLSPAERHIARLAGRGISNRVIAERLFVTVRTIETHLTSVYRKLRITGRGELAVIVGHVDDRPVLLEGAR from the coding sequence ATGGTGGACGCCAACAGACCCGGGCGCACGCTGGCCGGACGTGACGACGAGCTGCGCCGGCTCGCCACGCGGCTGAGCCCTGGTGCGCCTGGTCAAGGCTCCGTCATCGTCGTGCGAGGGCAGTCGGGTATCGGCAAGTCCAGCCTGTTGGACACCGCGCTGGCCGCTCTCACGGACACCGTCATCTGCCGGGGCGAAGGGGCCGCGGCTTCCCGGGAACTGCTCGCGGGACTGCGCCGGGCCGGTGCGCCGGTCTCGGATCCGGACGACTTCGCCGCCTGGTACGAGGGATTCGCGGCTTGGGCGGGCGGGCAGCCCGCGATCGTGCTCGCCGTCGACGACGTGCAGTGGTGTGATGAACCGACGTTGCGCTGGCTGAGCCTCATCGCCCGCCACGCGACGCGGCTGCCGGTGCGGATGATCCTGGTCCGGTCGGCCGCCGACGGCCCGGACGGTGTGGCGGAACGGTTGGCGGACCTCGAATCCTGGTACGGCACCGAGGTGCTCGACCTCGGTCCGCTGCCCGCGGAGGCCGTCGCCTCACTGGCGCGCGAGGCCGTCGGATCGGAGCCGGGGGAAGCGTTCGTGCGGCACTGCGTCGAGCAGTCCGGCGGGAATCCCTTGCTGCTGCGGGAGATGCTCGACGAACTGGGCAAGGTCGCGGCGGGCGTCGCGCCGGTGGCCGGTTCCGCGGCGGGAGCCGCGCTGATCCACTCCCTGTTCACCGGCATCCCGGACTACGCCCGGTCGGTCGCCACCGCCATCGCGGTACTCGGCGGGCAGGACCTGTCCCTGGTGGCGCGGCTGGCCAAGGTACCGGCCCGTACCGCCGGAACCGCCGTCGACCTGTTGCGGAGTCAGCACATCCTTGCGCCGGAAGGGTTTTCCTTCCGGCACGACCCGGTGCGGGAAGGGCTGCTCGACGCCCTCGATCCCGCCGAGCTCGGCCGGTGGCGGCGTACCGCGGCGATTCTGCTGAGCGACGCGGCCGGGTCGCCGGAAGAAGTGGCCGAGCACCTGCTCGAACTCGGCGAGCTGGACTCGTGGATGGTCGACCTGCTGCGGGACGCCGCGAGCTGCGCCTGCGACCGTGGCGCGCCCTGGGACGCGCTGCGCTATCTTCGGCCCGCCGCGGCGGCGAGGCCTTCCGATGCGGGCCTGGCCGTCCAGCTAGCCGAGACGGTCGCGCTGCTGGAACCGGACAGCGGCTTCGACCTCCTGCGCCGCGCGCTCGAACTGCAGCAGGATCCCTCCGACCGCGCCAGGGCCGCGGTGAAGCTGGGCCGCGCGGCGCTCGTCGCCCGCCGCTGCGGGACCGCCGTCACCGTGCTGGACCGGGTGCTGACCGTCCTCGGCGGCGAGGTGGACCAGCAATTGCGGATCCATCTCGAAGGGCTGTTGTGCCTGGTGGGCATCGAAGATCGCGACAGCCTGCCGAAGCTCGACACCCGGATCCAGCCCCGGACCGGCGACGGCCCGGAAGCCGTCGTCGACGCCAGGCATCTGGCCGTGTGCGCCGTCGTCGCCGCGCTCGACGGGACCCGGCCGCGCGAGGCCGCCGAATGGGCGATGCGCGCGATCCGCGGGTACACCCCGACCACCGACGACTCGGCCGTCAGCTCCGCCGTCCTGGCGCTCTTGCTGACCGACGAGGTCGACGTCGCCAGGAACGAACTGACCAGGGCCATCGAGCTCGTCCCGGCCCAGCGCAGCGAGTACCTCGCTTTCCGCGGCCTGCTCGGGCATTGGTGCGGCGATCTCGCCACCGCGGCCGCCGACGCCGGACAGGCCTACGCGCTCAGCCGCCGTGCCGAAGGGCGCACCGGCGGGGTGGTCCCACGGATCGCGCTCGCCACCGTCGCGGCCCAGCAGGGCGACACCGCGAAGGCGATGAAGTTGTTGCGGGAGGCGGATTCCCCGCAGTTGTGGGATCACACGGTGATGCGCCCGTGGTTCCAGCTCGTCGACGCGCGGGTGCATTGGGCGGCGGGGGATCGCGAGGCGGCGCTGAAGCTGTTCCACCGCTGCGGCGAGAGCCTCGCCGACGTCGGCATCGCCAACCCGCTGCTGGCACCGTGGTGGTTCGAGGGCGCCTGCCTGCTGGCGGGCGAAAGGGAATTCGAGGCCGCGGCGGAACTCGCGGCCGAAGGGGCCGAGCCGGCGGCGCGGTGGGGCACGCCGCGAGCGGTCGGAATGTCCCGGCTCGCGACCGCGGTCGCCACCCGCGGCCCCGACCGGATCGCGCTGATCGAAGAGGCTGCGGGCATTCTCGCCGGGTCTCCCGCCCGGCTGGAGGAAGCGCTGGCGGAGTTCCACCTCGGCCACGCGCTCGTCGAAGCGGGGGACACGGCCGCCGCGCGCGTCCGCCTGCGGCGCTGTGTCGAGCTGAGTTTGCGGACAGGGGACCGTTTTCTGCTCCGCCGGGCCCAGCGGACCGCCGCCGAGGCCGGTATCCCGAGCGAGGTCTCCCCGCTCGATTCGCTGAGCCCGGCCGAACGGCACATCGCCCGGCTCGCCGGGCGCGGGATCAGCAACCGGGTCATCGCGGAACGCCTCTTCGTCACCGTCCGGACCATCGAAACGCATCTGACGAGCGTGTACCGCAAGCTGCGGATCACCGGCCGGGGCGAGCTGGCCGTGATCGTCGGCCACGTCGACGACCGTCCCGTGCTGCTCGAGGGTGCCCGGTGA
- a CDS encoding AAA family ATPase, with amino-acid sequence MSAVRRLEADGADELVERETELRLLSRLVGDLELGHGGSALVLGPAGSGRTALLDQVASLATERGLQVFTARGSATEAELPYGLLSQLLASIPELADVPWLHAALSDGTDVQVLHELLCQRLLESARRRPVLLVVDDLILADEQSEAWLAALQRRRGSDPVLLIAAHSGPQDADGDGADPLCLGGLPWENRHVVRLRPLSEAAVRRLVHAVPAPRPPVAEVYAATRGNPALLAEVLARSAAGQGPGAEITAITADVRRDTVLDLLARLPSDLAALVRTIAAIGTLDEAYLRPLAAPLGMPLNRALRVLADSGLIGTDPAEPMNPQVATWVLAATGAEERAGTRRRAAELGHRRAAPEEDVAGLLLGSQPVGEAWALETLHAAALRRREAGDHTEAARYYRRALAEPAPPGTSARLRLELETVEASSCPFTGGLRLARATRVSDGDDTVRTRLSAVDLMMQRGARDDALRELAVLSEAVADDRDRADLTALHWLAEGTGAGAVLLGIPALTDLDPASLTPEQTAAASWLATTACRDGRVARRLARRAADPSNEPMTLYSPRLALAITFTQTDDVLEALSVYEEVIADASAAGAGVPVALGLTGQAWIHLQRGRVQAAEEALAKATASGPPDGWPPTVTASLSTIAIAAGLTRGDLEAAQRAVDAAVDGGPLYSTPYLLFMRGLLELDLKRHRRALGLFQECGRRMNAIGWQNPGLVPWRSHVAIAAQALGDEHTAAAMISEEWRLAQDWGTRTAIGRTHLGAGVAVRSEDAVFRLTQAVNALQQSPARVLYVEAVLLLAAAQINRGQTSGVPRLLREAERLATAYQLAWATSRIADLGKRLSDRPRRSYRTASRRWRVLSPAATDLVRRVLANASNAELAEELGVSKRAVELRLTAIYRQLEVTGRAELRELFDALDKEL; translated from the coding sequence GTGAGCGCCGTCCGGCGGCTCGAAGCCGACGGCGCGGACGAACTCGTCGAGCGCGAAACCGAACTGCGCCTGCTCAGCCGCCTGGTCGGGGATCTCGAACTCGGCCACGGCGGTTCCGCGCTCGTGCTCGGCCCGGCGGGCAGCGGGCGGACGGCGCTGCTGGACCAGGTCGCGTCGCTGGCCACCGAGCGGGGGCTTCAGGTGTTCACCGCGCGCGGATCGGCCACCGAGGCCGAGTTGCCGTACGGGCTGCTTTCCCAGCTGCTCGCCTCGATCCCGGAACTCGCGGACGTCCCGTGGCTGCACGCCGCGCTTTCGGACGGCACCGACGTGCAGGTCCTGCACGAACTGCTCTGCCAGCGGCTGCTGGAATCGGCCCGGCGCCGCCCGGTCCTGCTGGTCGTCGACGATCTGATCCTGGCCGACGAACAGTCCGAGGCCTGGCTGGCCGCGTTGCAGCGGCGCAGGGGGAGCGACCCGGTGCTGCTCATCGCCGCGCATTCCGGCCCGCAGGACGCCGACGGCGACGGCGCGGATCCGCTGTGCCTCGGCGGTCTTCCCTGGGAGAACCGGCATGTCGTGCGGTTGCGGCCGTTGAGCGAGGCGGCGGTCCGGCGGCTGGTGCACGCGGTCCCGGCGCCGCGGCCGCCGGTGGCCGAGGTCTACGCGGCCACGCGCGGAAACCCCGCGCTGCTCGCGGAAGTGCTCGCCCGGTCGGCCGCGGGCCAGGGGCCCGGCGCGGAGATCACCGCGATCACCGCGGACGTGCGCCGCGACACCGTGCTCGACCTGCTCGCCCGGCTGCCGTCCGATCTCGCCGCGCTGGTGCGGACGATCGCCGCGATCGGCACCCTCGACGAGGCCTACCTGCGCCCGCTCGCCGCCCCGCTCGGGATGCCGCTGAACCGGGCGCTGCGGGTGCTGGCGGACTCCGGCCTGATCGGGACCGATCCCGCCGAGCCGATGAACCCCCAGGTGGCCACCTGGGTGCTGGCCGCGACCGGCGCGGAGGAGCGGGCGGGGACGCGACGGCGGGCCGCCGAGCTCGGGCATCGCCGGGCCGCCCCGGAGGAGGACGTCGCCGGGCTGCTGCTCGGTTCGCAGCCGGTCGGTGAGGCTTGGGCACTGGAGACGCTGCACGCGGCCGCGTTGCGCCGACGCGAAGCCGGGGACCACACCGAAGCGGCCCGGTACTACCGGCGGGCGCTCGCCGAACCCGCGCCGCCCGGGACGTCGGCCCGGTTGCGGTTGGAGCTGGAGACGGTCGAGGCGTCGTCGTGCCCGTTCACCGGCGGGTTGCGGCTGGCCAGAGCGACCCGGGTCTCCGACGGCGACGACACCGTCCGAACGCGACTGTCCGCTGTGGACTTGATGATGCAGCGAGGGGCCAGGGACGACGCGCTTCGCGAGCTGGCCGTGTTGAGCGAGGCCGTGGCCGACGACCGGGATCGCGCGGATCTGACGGCGTTGCACTGGCTGGCCGAAGGGACCGGCGCGGGGGCCGTTCTCCTCGGCATCCCGGCCTTGACGGACCTGGACCCGGCTTCGCTGACCCCCGAGCAGACGGCGGCCGCGTCCTGGCTGGCGACGACGGCGTGCCGCGACGGGCGGGTGGCCCGCAGACTGGCCCGGCGCGCGGCGGATCCGTCGAACGAGCCCATGACCCTCTATTCGCCGCGGCTGGCGCTGGCCATCACCTTCACCCAGACCGACGACGTCCTGGAAGCGCTTTCCGTCTACGAGGAAGTGATCGCGGACGCGAGCGCCGCCGGGGCGGGCGTGCCGGTGGCACTCGGCCTCACCGGCCAGGCCTGGATCCACCTGCAACGCGGTCGCGTGCAGGCCGCGGAGGAGGCGCTCGCCAAGGCCACCGCGTCCGGTCCGCCGGACGGCTGGCCGCCGACGGTCACCGCGTCGCTGAGCACGATCGCGATCGCGGCGGGGCTCACCCGCGGCGATCTCGAGGCCGCCCAGCGCGCCGTCGACGCGGCCGTCGACGGCGGGCCGCTGTACTCCACGCCGTATCTGCTCTTCATGCGCGGGTTGCTGGAACTGGACCTGAAACGCCATCGGCGGGCACTGGGGCTGTTCCAGGAATGCGGCAGGCGGATGAACGCGATCGGCTGGCAGAACCCCGGTCTGGTGCCGTGGCGTTCGCATGTCGCCATCGCGGCGCAGGCGCTCGGCGACGAGCACACCGCCGCCGCGATGATCAGCGAGGAATGGCGGCTGGCACAGGATTGGGGCACGCGCACCGCGATCGGGCGGACCCATCTGGGCGCGGGTGTCGCGGTGCGGTCCGAGGACGCGGTGTTCCGGCTGACGCAGGCGGTCAACGCGCTCCAGCAGTCGCCCGCCAGGGTGCTCTACGTCGAGGCGGTGCTGCTGCTCGCGGCCGCGCAGATCAACCGGGGGCAGACCAGCGGCGTGCCGCGACTGCTGCGCGAGGCCGAACGGCTGGCCACCGCGTACCAGCTCGCGTGGGCGACCTCCCGCATCGCCGACCTCGGGAAACGGCTGTCCGACCGGCCGCGGCGGTCCTATCGCACGGCGTCCCGGCGCTGGCGGGTGCTCTCGCCCGCCGCGACCGACCTCGTCCGCCGCGTGCTCGCGAACGCCTCCAACGCCGAACTGGCGGAGGAGCTGGGCGTGAGCAAACGCGCCGTCGAGCTCCGGCTCACCGCGATCTACCGGCAGCTCGAGGTGACCGGGCGGGCCGAGCTGCGGGAGCTGTTCGACGCGCTGGACAAGGAGCTCTGA
- a CDS encoding AAA family ATPase translates to MMIERVDQQAAIAGAVAEARAGAGQFVVVRGGLGAGRSALLHAAGEEAAARGVRVVRAAATPLDRGVAHGVVWLLLEPLLESGRRGELLTAVRADSEFPADPPDARRAHLVLHELLELFTDMVRDTGPVALLVDDLQWADPASARWLAYLAKRMSRLRVLVVATLLEGDDSADDVVVKDIARTAARTVHATPLSAAGVRSYLTARCGAEPADEFADVCYARTGGSPMLLDALVNAMLGHGLRPIAPAAAELAALRPSPAAARLTRCLRAQPDDVSAVAKAMAALGGSTEPGVLAELADLDSPDFDAALRALRRLGLVEAPADGLLRFAGEMAGDLVADQLSADEQDRLHLRAANVLYRNGRPVEQIGRQLLATVAEPEPWAAEVLRTAASAALANSSPQTAAQYLQHALAHPGADRAELLVDLAAVERGYDLPAAHRHLHQALGLMRDPVDRAFALGLLPVVTGLRFAADVRRLRQVLAELREVPGPDAADAALRMEARLRYLERGVPGAGDAAADRLAELGPAPAQDSSAQRELVAVLLYLMTVAGVAPRESIVDLARQVLEREPGSPDQMYTTLPLTVLVLAAADSLDGVDSWLAAACGPAADPDLPTLVAWAGQSLVASATGLLGVARDRAQAVLVSAGPSRVGITMTAMRVLAEIAMEQRDPALARLIVDHLEVEHDPWLRSLAYGTLALTEANHTAAAEYFLDCVHQLERFGNRVLLPLRGQIALLLAATDDPKRAEAVAQGEVERALSWGAPSSVGRALRIRATLLDRDEDAVPILREAAETLARSGDRLELARTLILLGERGTGPDARERLLEGRSLAAGCGASWLTGSAEPPDQADGGLLTATEQRVVELAVSGRRNRDIAELLEVTVRAVEKHLTSSYRKLGISGRAQLAAAMRGHRAG, encoded by the coding sequence ATGATGATCGAGCGAGTCGACCAGCAGGCCGCGATCGCCGGGGCCGTCGCCGAGGCGCGTGCCGGAGCGGGGCAGTTCGTCGTCGTCCGCGGCGGGCTGGGCGCCGGCCGGTCCGCGCTGCTGCACGCGGCGGGGGAGGAGGCCGCCGCGCGGGGCGTGCGCGTCGTCCGGGCGGCCGCGACCCCGCTGGACCGAGGCGTCGCGCACGGCGTGGTCTGGCTGCTGCTGGAACCCTTGCTGGAATCCGGCCGCCGCGGGGAGTTGCTCACCGCGGTCCGGGCCGACAGCGAGTTCCCCGCCGATCCGCCCGACGCGCGCCGCGCCCATCTCGTCCTGCACGAACTGCTGGAACTGTTCACCGACATGGTGCGCGACACCGGTCCGGTCGCGCTGCTGGTGGACGATCTGCAGTGGGCCGACCCGGCTTCGGCGCGGTGGCTCGCGTATCTGGCCAAGCGGATGAGCCGCCTGCGGGTCCTCGTCGTGGCCACCCTGCTGGAAGGTGACGACTCCGCGGACGACGTCGTGGTCAAGGACATCGCCCGGACCGCGGCGCGCACGGTGCACGCCACCCCGCTCTCGGCCGCCGGTGTCCGGTCCTACCTGACCGCCCGCTGCGGAGCCGAACCCGCGGACGAATTCGCGGACGTCTGCTACGCCCGCACCGGCGGTTCGCCGATGTTGCTGGACGCGCTGGTCAACGCGATGCTCGGACACGGTCTGCGGCCGATCGCCCCGGCCGCGGCCGAACTCGCCGCGCTGCGGCCCTCGCCCGCCGCGGCGCGGCTGACCCGGTGCCTGCGCGCCCAGCCGGATGACGTCTCCGCGGTGGCCAAGGCGATGGCCGCGCTCGGTGGGTCGACCGAGCCCGGCGTCCTCGCCGAGCTCGCCGACCTCGACTCGCCGGACTTCGACGCGGCCTTGCGCGCGTTGCGGCGGCTGGGGCTCGTCGAAGCCCCCGCAGACGGGCTGCTGCGGTTCGCGGGGGAGATGGCGGGCGATCTCGTCGCCGACCAGCTCAGCGCGGACGAACAGGACCGGTTGCACCTGCGCGCCGCGAATGTCCTCTACCGCAACGGAAGGCCGGTCGAGCAGATCGGACGGCAGCTGCTGGCCACGGTCGCCGAACCCGAGCCGTGGGCCGCGGAGGTGCTGCGGACCGCGGCCAGTGCCGCGCTGGCGAACTCGTCGCCCCAGACGGCCGCCCAGTATCTGCAGCACGCGCTGGCGCATCCGGGTGCCGACCGCGCGGAACTGCTCGTCGATCTCGCCGCCGTCGAACGCGGCTACGATCTGCCCGCCGCCCACCGGCATCTGCACCAGGCGCTGGGCCTGATGCGGGATCCGGTGGACCGCGCGTTCGCGCTCGGCCTGCTCCCGGTGGTGACCGGGCTGCGGTTCGCCGCGGACGTCCGCCGTCTCCGGCAGGTGCTCGCGGAACTGCGGGAGGTCCCCGGTCCGGACGCGGCCGACGCGGCGTTGCGGATGGAGGCCCGTCTTCGCTATCTCGAACGGGGTGTCCCCGGTGCCGGCGACGCGGCGGCGGACCGGCTGGCGGAACTCGGTCCCGCGCCCGCCCAGGATTCCTCGGCTCAGCGGGAGCTGGTCGCGGTCCTGCTGTACTTGATGACCGTCGCGGGCGTCGCGCCCCGGGAGTCCATTGTGGACCTCGCCAGGCAGGTGCTGGAGCGGGAACCCGGTTCGCCGGACCAGATGTACACCACGCTGCCGCTCACGGTGCTGGTGCTGGCCGCCGCCGATTCGCTCGACGGCGTCGACTCCTGGCTCGCCGCGGCGTGCGGTCCCGCGGCCGATCCGGACCTGCCGACGCTGGTCGCCTGGGCGGGACAGTCGCTCGTGGCCTCCGCCACCGGCCTGCTCGGCGTCGCCCGCGACCGGGCGCAGGCGGTGCTGGTGTCGGCGGGTCCCAGCCGGGTCGGGATCACCATGACGGCGATGCGGGTGCTGGCCGAAATCGCGATGGAGCAACGAGATCCGGCACTCGCGCGGCTGATCGTCGACCATCTGGAGGTCGAGCACGACCCCTGGCTCCGGTCCCTGGCGTACGGCACCTTGGCCCTGACCGAGGCCAATCACACCGCGGCCGCCGAGTACTTCCTCGACTGCGTGCATCAGCTGGAGCGGTTCGGGAACCGCGTGCTGCTGCCGCTGCGCGGTCAGATCGCCCTGCTGCTCGCGGCGACCGACGATCCGAAGCGGGCGGAAGCGGTCGCGCAGGGCGAGGTCGAGCGGGCGTTGTCCTGGGGCGCGCCGTCGTCGGTGGGGCGCGCGCTGCGGATCCGCGCGACGCTGCTCGACCGGGACGAGGACGCCGTCCCGATCCTGCGCGAGGCCGCGGAAACCCTGGCCCGCTCGGGAGACCGGCTCGAACTCGCCCGCACGCTGATCCTGCTCGGGGAACGCGGCACCGGACCCGACGCCCGCGAGCGGCTGCTGGAAGGGCGCAGCCTGGCGGCCGGATGCGGGGCCAGCTGGCTGACCGGGTCCGCGGAGCCGCCGGATCAGGCGGACGGCGGACTGCTGACCGCGACCGAGCAGCGCGTGGTGGAACTGGCGGTGTCCGGCCGCCGCAACCGCGACATCGCGGAACTGCTGGAGGTCACCGTGCGCGCGGTGGAGAAGCACCTCACCAGTTCGTATCGCAAGCTGGGCATCAGTGGCCGCGCCCAGTTGGCCGCGGCGATGCGCGGCCATCGGGCGGGCTGA